A window of Paenibacillus sp. 19GGS1-52 contains these coding sequences:
- a CDS encoding glycosyl hydrolase family 65 protein → MAKVADKYLKVDPWAIIEEGFDPERNRTSESIFSLGNEYMGVRGYAEEGYSGDSLLGSYFNGLNEQLEIGNHYKGIIRSLRYMVNAVDWLYTRITVDGEQLDLAKCRISDYSRRLDFRSGTYRREFVWHLENGKNLKVIFTRLVSMTLSHLGLQQVAFQPLNFSGSVEVCTGLDFGIIHEERGENMWNSLRSAEEGAITAIMASTVHTGNKLYSGFALQSPQSLQTTRIERDKFIGQSFSLKLSQAETTYYTKFVVNCADSDSTRTADELWNEGMGLAAAAGQLDETALLAEQAAYWSGIWETSDINIEGDPENQQGIRFCIFQLYQTYHGDHPGFNIGAKGLTGEAYRGLAFWDTESYCLPFYMFNNPKAARSLLEFRYKTLAEAIERAKDVDCEGACYPIATIDGTESCDLWQHSNLQLHVGTAISYGIWHYVKNTGDQAFLHSKGAEMLIQISRFYATRGQWGQRSGEYGYFGVMGPDEFQLMVNNNCYINLMAQKSFEYTLDTLRVMKEQAPAEYAEVVARTTLREEELGDWSSKALHMRIPLDEISGVYEEHDGFFDMPHLDIHSIPVTDFPLYSNWSYDRLYRYDMIKQPDVLMFMFLYSGQFSKEAKIANYEYYEPRCIHESSLSPSIHSILASEIGKHEEAYNFFEFATRLDLDNYNRNTREGLHTTSIAAAWMNIVYGFGGMRSDGERLSFQPTLPERWSSYSFQVMYEDVLLRIVVDQTTVKLSAISGGSAEVIVYGQQIKVDASGTALPLGEGMLAG, encoded by the coding sequence ATGGCTAAGGTAGCGGACAAATATTTAAAGGTCGATCCATGGGCAATCATTGAAGAGGGCTTTGATCCAGAGCGGAATCGGACCTCTGAATCCATTTTTTCATTAGGAAATGAGTACATGGGTGTGCGAGGATATGCTGAAGAAGGCTACAGTGGAGATTCCTTGCTGGGTAGCTATTTCAATGGATTAAATGAACAACTTGAGATTGGCAATCATTATAAAGGCATTATTCGCTCCCTGCGCTATATGGTAAATGCAGTCGATTGGCTCTACACCCGCATTACTGTGGATGGAGAACAGCTTGATCTGGCGAAGTGCAGGATATCAGACTATTCCCGCAGATTGGATTTTCGCAGTGGAACCTATCGGCGCGAGTTCGTATGGCATCTGGAGAATGGTAAGAACCTGAAAGTTATCTTCACGCGCCTGGTCAGCATGACCCTCTCCCACTTGGGACTGCAGCAGGTGGCCTTTCAGCCCCTTAATTTCTCGGGAAGTGTAGAGGTATGTACCGGACTTGATTTTGGCATCATTCATGAGGAACGCGGCGAGAATATGTGGAACAGCCTCCGCAGCGCTGAGGAAGGAGCAATAACTGCCATTATGGCCAGTACGGTTCATACCGGCAATAAGCTGTATTCCGGCTTTGCACTGCAATCCCCGCAGTCGCTCCAGACTACCCGCATTGAGCGGGATAAATTTATCGGGCAGAGCTTCAGCTTAAAGCTGTCGCAGGCAGAGACAACCTATTATACGAAGTTTGTGGTCAACTGTGCTGACAGCGATTCTACCCGGACTGCTGATGAGTTGTGGAATGAAGGAATGGGACTTGCTGCAGCTGCTGGTCAGTTGGACGAGACTGCGCTGCTTGCAGAACAGGCCGCCTACTGGAGCGGAATCTGGGAGACAAGCGATATCAACATAGAGGGAGATCCCGAGAACCAGCAGGGTATTCGTTTTTGCATCTTCCAGCTTTATCAGACCTATCACGGTGATCATCCAGGCTTCAATATTGGGGCCAAAGGGTTGACGGGTGAAGCCTATCGTGGCCTGGCATTCTGGGATACGGAATCCTATTGTCTTCCCTTCTATATGTTTAACAATCCCAAGGCAGCGCGCAGCCTGCTGGAATTTAGATATAAGACACTAGCTGAAGCTATAGAGCGTGCCAAAGATGTAGATTGTGAAGGAGCCTGTTATCCGATCGCTACTATTGATGGAACGGAAAGCTGTGATCTGTGGCAGCATTCCAATCTACAGTTGCATGTCGGCACAGCGATTTCCTACGGAATTTGGCATTATGTCAAAAATACCGGTGATCAAGCCTTCCTGCACAGCAAAGGTGCAGAAATGTTGATCCAGATCAGCCGTTTCTATGCCACCCGTGGACAATGGGGACAGCGGAGCGGGGAGTACGGTTATTTTGGCGTAATGGGTCCTGACGAGTTCCAACTGATGGTTAATAACAACTGTTATATCAATCTGATGGCCCAAAAATCATTTGAATACACGCTGGATACCCTCCGGGTGATGAAAGAGCAAGCTCCGGCTGAATATGCCGAGGTTGTTGCCCGAACAACATTGCGTGAAGAAGAACTAGGGGATTGGAGTTCCAAAGCGTTGCATATGCGGATTCCGCTTGACGAGATCAGCGGTGTGTACGAGGAGCATGATGGATTTTTTGATATGCCACATCTTGATATTCATTCTATTCCCGTGACCGACTTTCCACTCTACTCGAACTGGTCTTACGATCGCCTGTATCGTTATGACATGATTAAACAGCCGGATGTGCTGATGTTTATGTTCTTATACAGTGGGCAATTCTCCAAGGAAGCCAAAATTGCCAATTATGAATATTACGAGCCAAGATGCATTCATGAGTCATCCCTTTCGCCGTCCATTCACTCTATTCTCGCCAGCGAAATTGGCAAGCATGAGGAGGCATACAATTTCTTCGAGTTCGCAACACGTCTTGATCTGGATAACTATAACCGCAATACCCGCGAGGGTCTGCATACTACTTCCATTGCGGCAGCCTGGATGAATATAGTGTACGGCTTTGGAGGGATGCGCTCGGACGGAGAACGGTTATCCTTCCAGCCCACGTTGCCGGAGCGGTGGAGCTCTTACAGCTTTCAGGTAATGTACGAAGATGTTTTGCTCCGTATTGTTGTTGATCAAACGACAGTGAAGCTTAGTGCAATTAGTGGTGGGAGTGCCGAAGTAATTGTCTATGGGCAGCAGATTAAGGTGGATGCCTCCGGTACGGCGCTTCCGCTGGGCGAAGGGATGTTGGCAGGTTGA